ACAATATACCTTTAAAGCCTTGTCTTTCAGCTCTGGAAGCATATCCTTAGATGATTCATCAAGAGCGTTGACAAAGCGCTCATACCTACAAAGTCAGTATAGTAAGCCTTCAAATGAACCATCAAACCAGAACATTTACCAAACACCAATACACGAAACAGATCTTGGACACATAGCAGCTCGTGGCATTATTTAAGCAAACTACATTTCGAAATAAACTAGAAAGTATGTTCTCTCTGGAAGTAGATTTTTACCTCTGTTTTAAGCATTCCTCCCAGTACCAAAACAGCAAAAGTGAGTAACCATCCTTAGTTTCTGGAATGCTGTTCAAAGGTCGCTGTAAAAGCGTCTTCAGCTTGCGATCAGGTAACAGCCtggaaaaacacaaaaaaaaatctaacttaatgagaaccaaataaaaaaaaagaatgcaaGCTCTGACGTGATTACGACACGCATAAACGCACCTGATCAAAATTTCAGATAGAGCCTTAAGACCCTTGAATGCAAATCTCTTTCCAACCTTTGAAGTCACCATTCCTGCAATCAAAAACAGCTCCAACAAGTCAACAAGTGTTTTGTTTGAGCAGATAACACAAACAGAGACAGCTTCATAGAAACATACCCAACAAGGCATCAAGAGACCTCATATTAGCAATTGGATTCTCCCCAACCATAATCTCAAAGGCAGTGATTTTATCAGCCACCGTCCCAGACTTCTGAGCAGAAATAACCATCTTCATATCTCCACTCTTCCCTTTCGACGCCACAAAGTCCTCAGCGTACTGCCACATCAGCCTCTCCCCCATCTCCCTCTTCACCTCCACCACACCCATCACATCCCCCACCGCCACTTTCCTGCCAAAGACCTTCTCCTCCAGCTCCTCCGCGTCGTTATACCACTCCGAGCTCAGCAAACCCGCTTTCACCAACGGAAGCTTAGGCAAAGCCTTGAACTTTTCGAACCGCTTCGCCTTGAACCCACTGTTCTCGTCCTCAATCGATAAAAAATCAGCCTTTGGCTTAGGGTTCACCGTCTGCTTCGCCGGAGCTGCGTCTTTAGGGGTTTGCTTCTTAGCTTCCTTTGGATTGTTCTTGACTGCGTCTCCTTCCTTCTTAGGGTTCTTACGTTTCTGGGCTTTTGGGGGTTTGCGGAAATCAGAGTCGTTGAAGCCTGAAGAAGGGAGAGATGAAGGTAAGCCGAGAGAGGAGGCGAATGAAGCGATCTCGGATGTTGTGAGAGCATTCATCTCCTTCGTTGGCTTTGATTCCGACATGATTAGGGTTTAATCGATCTCTCTTTTGGGATTCTACAAAAGCTTTAAGCTGctggttagggttttagaaaGAGCACAAGGAAGCAGACGAGAGTGGCATAAGTGTAAATTACGACTTTTAGAGCCCAATCCCGAACTGTAGAGATTATTAAGATTCAAGGCCCAAATTTGTAAGGACTTAGGATTGAGGCCCAAACTCTAAAGACTCGGTGATAGCGTTTTTACCTATAGGCAGATACTAATGCCTTCATTTCATCTTGGACATTCCTGAGTTGACATTTTAGTGAAGTAGTTTAATTTTGAAGCATATTGTAGAGTGAAATgatatttaaatctttttgttttacaaGCGGGATCCCTTGTAAGAATGCAAAATCCAATTAACTTACCACATGATTAGAATTTGAATGGTTTccacccccccacccccccccccccccccaacgaGTTTACTTGTATGTGGAAGATTGTGGTTGCACTCGTTTGACACTAATTCTAAATTGCATTGTATAATTTCACAGATGCTCTCAAAGTTTCTCACCACTAAAATGTAttaagaagataaaaaaaaaagggtatgaAAAGGAGAGAGGAATACTTCATATGAGAAaaccatttgtatttctaacaAACGATgatgttattaatttatttggCATCACTTTAATGCAATTGGCACAAATCTATATTAGTTTACAtcacttttttaaaatttatagtaaATATAAGTTTACATCATTTAAATGATTGACACAATCACTAATTTGGATTAACATCACTTATAAAACTGGTACAATAGTAACATCATTTCAATAAATGTTGCAAATTTGAcatcaaaactaaaatgatattaacataattttaattaaaatattaatattgcACGTAATTCATTTGTGTCGCTtgaatatatatgattttgaaatcttatttcttataaatttaaagttcaatattatcattgaatctatataaataaaatctgtATATTActattataaagaaaatttacattgCTTTCAGCAGCCGGAGACGAGATTTCAAGGTTGTCGAATGTTTTTGGAATAAAAGAGAAAGGCCAAAATATCTTCCCACTTATTCTAAAGAAAGTATGACTATGTAATACAATTACGAAGAATCTAAACCAGATGGAATTACATATTTTGACAAAAAGTAAacgaaataatatataaatcattcAATCTATGGCTTCAAATCCTCAGTAAGTTAACCTGCAAACGTGCACTCTTGAATTTTTATACGTCCTAAAGCTTGAGTTCGAGATCTTTTGAACACCGTCCTTCTTCGTCCACTTCCATCGACATATCGTTATGTCTCTGTGGTTTTGAGGGTGTTGCAGGCTGTTGTGAGGGTTGTCCTGCCTCTACTGATGGACCGACCATTTGTGGCTTGGGAGGAAGATGACCACCGTTTTGGTTCACTTGATACGGAGCTCTAGCCACAGCCCTGAAAATCAGATATTAAACTTGTAAACTATAACGCATATATCACAACAATGGATTCCAACAGAAGCATCGAAGCATCACTATTCTAATAAGTTGAGCTCATTAGTTATACTTTTCTAAACTAGAAAAGGTAATGGTCTTAATCTATGTATATACTACGACCAATTCAGGACAGACACATGTTCCAGTTTGGTTTACCTGTCTTTTCGTTTAGCAAAGAACCGGTGAAGAGAGGCTCTTCTTGCAATGCGTTCCACGACTTGATGTTCCTCTTTTGTTTGACGATCATCGTTGTTTCCAGAACTCGTGGGTTCATTCAGATCAGGAATCACAACGTTGCGTTCGTTGTTAATGTTCATATCAAGATTCTGAGTCTTCTTTGAGTCAACAACAACTGGATTTGCTTCTTTGGCTGCTTCTATTATCTCCTTGGCTTTGTCTTCAGGAAACTCGTTGTAAACTATAACTTTACTGCCGAAAAATATGGTCAGCTGGGAATTTTTAGGCTCCGGTACGTTTCTCGGTtcactaaaatcaaatcaaattcattttgtaaaatattagttaaattcCATACATCGGTAGCCGGTAGACGGTAGTCCATACATCACGATTGGACTTTTTGTCTAATACCACAAGATCAAAACTAGATACCTTAGATAGACGACGTCTATGGCTTTGCCTCTGGAAGAAGTAGAGGTTTCACCTACTGAAAGCTGCTTCTGAGTCAACTTGAAAGGTCTGCTTTCAGAAATGTTTGCCTTCTTTATTGCATTTTGTTGAGCtataattaaaccaaaaaaatacatcaaatttaattattttttttaacacaagcatcaaatttaattaaatcaaattgcaaaatctaaacttttttcaaacaacaattttatttaatacaCGTGTATGTCATCAAGCTACATATAAGTTAACCAtgcttttaaattaaaaatgggatttagttttacattttaagccTAAAAATCTAATAGCTACGCCACaattatgattttgttttggATTGTGCTAAGCGTAGTTGGACGGATGAAATTGAGTTAACTCActgataaagttttttttttgagaaaactcACTGCTAAAGTTCAGAAACTAATCTagaatttatagaaaatgaaattgtgaatatttttcttaaatttttgataaatgaTAAATCAATGTATATTATTCTgtggaaaaaatattaaaaaaaagctGGGTCTTTGTCGTCGGCGGCCGTGTCAGAGAATGAGAGAAATAAATACCTCTGTGATTGTTGTTTCCGGCAAGCTGAGGATCGGACTTTCGAGCCAAGCCTATATCTATATCTCCGAAACTTCCCTTCTCCTTCAAGTACCGGCTGAGCAAACTACGTCTCCGGTTAAAGTTGGACTTCTCCGGTGCTTGTCCGGTCGACATACTGTGATGAGACTGCAACACAAGATTCTTGTTCTTGTATGGGCACACGTAAAAATTGAAGATTACAAATATCTTGAGTTTCTTTTCCCCATGCTCTTTTTATATTATGTCAATAAGTTTATGTGGCTTTAAGACCTCACGAATATATAAACAGACTAATAAGCATAACAAATAACTAATAGTATCCAACACCAGTCaccaaaccaaacaaatatTCGTTACAACTTCTGGCACGTTTTACTTATGTCTgcagtgaatttttttttaaaaaggaggAAAATAGTTGACGGCGACGTTACAGGAAGGCGTTAACAATTATTGTTATTTACGATTTTGTCCTTGTATTAGTGGCATTTTTGTTATTGATGGACATAACTGAGGGGGTTACAAAAGCCATTTTCGTAACGGACTATATAGCCCTCGCGTCGGCTGAGGGAATGAATCTGTGGAACACATTGACTGTAGAACATTAGAACTAGTGCATTGATGAATACTTATCCCCGACAAGTGTTTTTAGTACACGTGAAAGTATTAGTCTGTGATTATGTGACAATTAGGATTCCAACACGTATCGACATCTGAACGGGTACACCCATAATTCATTCATGATTTGCGTGTTTTCTCATTCTGTTCCTTTTGTTTTTAGCATACACAGTTGAATTTTTGTTACAAGTTCACATAATATATCGAAACTGACAAGACATATCGGAAACCTATTAATGTTTAAGTAGCATCTAAACTCCAAATAtttgtttagcaaaaaaaaaactccaaatatgTGTTTTGAGAAATTTCTGCTTCTCAGGAGTTTGCTTAGTCCTAGTAATAGTATCATGCACAAGTCAGTCAGCCAATCCTATTGTGACACAtggaaaatagtttttttaaattcaataaaagttaattaatcatcaacataataattaaaatttaaattcattacaAAATCAAATAACTGTATAAAATAACTATCTCTATAAAGAATTCTTTCACGTTCCCTATTCTCATGGCATGATTTCAAATTAATTATCCtcagaaaaaatcaaataattaaccttctttctttttctatctTCTCCGAATCTCTCTGTTTTCATCATCTTTTGTAATCTTTCTCTTAATCTCCAattgtttcgttttttttttggttgagtgTAGCATCAAGACTCGACATAGCTTTATGCTTTCTTTTTTCAGTCAAAGTTATCTTTCTCTACTTCTCAGAGTAATActactattatttttgtatgattGTGTTTGGTTTAGTCGTTAAAAAAAGGGTTTGATTCTGTCTGAAGTGTTTCTTATggattatttaaaataagagGAATGAGCAACAACACTGCACAAATATATCTAAAAATCAGACTACGGAATACTAAAGGTAAATATTTAACACATCTCTTTTTGTTTACATGGAAAGTTCTAATCTTATTGTTAACTTTTTTAATGTTATCAAGTTGGGTGAACTTTTCAGTTTATCATGGATATATGACAAAGTAAAACTAACTAACCTTGCCATTGATAAACGTGAAGATGGCATATTGTGATGTTGTGTGTGACGAGATTAAGGTAATATGGTAAAATAGAGGTAGTTTAGTTTATTATTGCTATTAGCTTTTCTAGATATATTTACTATCCACAATTTCTAGAATTGTTACGCAGTACGTGCTCAAACACTAGTATATTACTAAAAAGTTAGATTCTAGTCGGCTTGTTTCATGAAGGTATGCGttgaattttctttatataaaatcCAACACCAACCGGGGACTTGAAtaatttcaaaagtatgtgagaCACAAAAGATTCTATAATAAATATCCTTGACGATGGTGCCAagggaaaaaaataatatcaattaCTATTCATCGCAACTTGCAAGATCTTGTCGATCAGAACATAATGCTCTGAAGATTTTTCAAAATCATTATCTACAACAGCAACATGAGTCTctatatacatacaaatatataGTGTATGTATTCAGTGATGCATTGCTGCACGATTCTACTCCACAGGACCAAAGCAAGATTCACAGTTTCACATGACGATTCATATATATCTAGTATCTACATTGTTGTATGTAAGGTTATCCGGAAAGGAGAAAAACGACTGCAAATCGTATAGTATACAAAACTATGTGGTATTTTGGTATGTAATGTTTGTAAATGTATCCATTTGACGTTCCATTCCTATTTATGTGCATTAAAAATGGTTTAGATGACAATTTTGTAAGATAatatcttatacaataaagttGTCTTGTCTCTCTCCTCTTTGCGTCACATCCTCAACTAGCATGGGACAAATCTGGACACGTGGCTTACACTGAAAAATCATATGAACTTTTTTTTCGTGGAGTATCTTTAATTTGGGCTAAGTGTTTAGGTTTGACTAATGTGATGGGTTCTAATTGTCTTTTAGAAAGCCCGAATTTAATTAGGATTTGCTTCATCTTCGCTGATGGAGCTGCAGGCTGTGTCACCGTGTCTCTTCACATCTCACCGTCTCTGGCCTTCATCTCTGTAACGGCTTCAATTATTGTCACTCAGATACATTAATCCAAGCTTTTAGGCCTTTTGCACCACTACTCCCACTCTCTCGAAATAAATGGGCATTAGCATCCTCCAGCGTAACCGACTCAAGCTTCACTTATAAATGCCTTCGTTGCTTGCGAGGAACTGTTACACTGAAACGAAATCCCAAGGGCGACTCTCTGCGATGAACTATGAGCTACTGTCTTGCATCATTTAGCTGTAAGAGGTCTGATTTTAACTAATATTGTTGCTTATTTTATTTAGCTTTCTAAGATCAGAAAGTGTTCTGTTTTGCTTATCATTTGGGGAAATCGAGTTGCTAAAGGAGTTCCTGTTGATTCTCAAAACGATTCTGGCACACCATGGATTTGGGCTGCTGGCCATGACCAAAACGATGCAGAGCCAGTCTTATTAGAACACAATGCCGATGTAACCGTTTGTGTATATTGCATATCTTTAGTGAATTTCCATCTAAACTGTAGTTTTAAGTTTGATTTGTAATGACTTGCAGCCTAACGTTGAGACCGGATAATGTCACGCCATTGTTATGAGCAGTGACGGCTGGTTCTGTGGCATGCTTAGAGCTGTTGGTCAAGGTTtgagatattttattttgtagttttgtcaTGTTATCACTGAAACATTATAATTCACTGAGTTATCAATGAATCTCCAGCTATTTGATGAGGCAGCCAATGCTTTTTACGGAGTAAAGCAGAGAGATCATTGATGGGTTCAGGTTTGTTTGAAGCCCTCaagatgttttgtttttttaatcgaTTTTCAATATGGTTGAAgtgtcttttctttcttctacaGAGAAGCTGTAGATGCTCCAAGGAAGTTTCACGGAAAGGACAAGATTAAGGTCAAACCAAAAGATCTTTTAGAGATGGCTCTGTTTAGTATATGCATGAAGTTTTGATTTTACTTCTTACCTTGGTCTCTTCCCGATGCAGTTGTTGCATATCTTACTTAAATGTACTAAAATCTTCAGGCATAGAGTTTGGTTTGGCTATGATTTTTTCATCGTATTCAGATTGTCAgcattgatttttaaaaactgtagaacaataatttgatttgttttagttaacattttattttacttcttccagcaaaaatctaatctactaaactatttttatcttttgaCTAGATTTTGACGATTTTACATTATGAAgatctaatataaaatatgtcaaATGCGTTGTTAGAGATACTAAAATAAGTAAATCCACTCTATTTAAGCATGTCTCATTTAAACTTTGAAATGTTAAAACCTATTGAATTTTAAGAACTAATAAGGTTGCCTATTTAGACCATGATAATTATATTGGTCTTTTATATCCATTTAGacctatttaattatttttcaaaatacatttaaaCTGTATTTTTCTatgaatatttatattgaaaaatgaaaaatattttcgaaaaagTTGGAAAACAGAAACAATTCATGGTATGTGCCATTATAATTTTGAGGTTTTTCTTATTTCACATAATTTTGACATAACTAATAATTATGGGAACAGAACTCTCCATAAATGTTTAGGcaataaattataaaagtaaatGTTGAAGAAATTTCTATAACTGATTATGGCATTAAGGAAtgaaatctttattttattgttgGGGATGAGGGGACGGCGTGATAGGAGGAGCCATGTGCAAAGAGATGGGGGCTTAACGAGCACTTGTAGCGATTCTGAGTTTTCTAACACTCCTGGACCAAAGAAGGTTATGATTCTTATGAACATGTtccacatattttatattatcactttttACCAAAAGGTATTCCTGGTATATGATTCTAAAAGTTGTGCGGCCTGAGTCAG
This Brassica napus cultivar Da-Ae chromosome C6, Da-Ae, whole genome shotgun sequence DNA region includes the following protein-coding sequences:
- the LOC106405682 gene encoding protein TIFY 11B, which produces MSTGQAPEKSNFNRRRSLLSRYLKEKGSFGDIDIGLARKSDPQLAGNNNHRAQQNAIKKANISESRPFKLTQKQLSVGETSTSSRGKAIDVVYLSEPRNVPEPKNSQLTIFFGSKVIVYNEFPEDKAKEIIEAAKEANPVVVDSKKTQNLDMNINNERNVVIPDLNEPTSSGNNDDRQTKEEHQVVERIARRASLHRFFAKRKDRAVARAPYQVNQNGGHLPPKPQMVGPSVEAGQPSQQPATPSKPQRHNDMSMEVDEEGRCSKDLELKL